In a genomic window of Sinorhizobium meliloti:
- a CDS encoding glycosyltransferase family 4 protein: MSLPAVSAARFDGRRSAPGPLPRRVLMTVDAVGGVWRYAMDLAAAMRDCGVETLIVGLGPQPSAEQRREANSIGGLEWTAQPLDWMVKDESELDRVPHLLSELALRHSVDLLHFNLPSQAARMTAELPLVTMSHSCVASWFAAVRGSGLPEAWAWQKRLNRLGFDRADLVLAPSRSHAATLTRTYGAIHDLAVVYNTSRNACSVSAKENFVFAAGRWWDEGKNGAVLDRAAADIGWPVVMAGACEGPNGQHLAIMHADHEGELSHDRTMTLMSKAGIVVSPSVYEPFGLVALEAARAGAALVLADIETYRELWEGAALFADPGDPAAFAEAVNRLTQDERLRADLGRRAQLRSADFTVEAQRDAVLAAYRRVMSGSDRLTAAE; encoded by the coding sequence ATGAGCCTTCCCGCCGTTTCCGCCGCACGATTTGACGGCCGCCGCAGTGCCCCGGGCCCACTGCCGCGGCGGGTGTTGATGACGGTCGATGCCGTGGGCGGCGTCTGGCGCTATGCGATGGATCTCGCTGCGGCCATGCGCGATTGCGGCGTGGAGACGCTGATCGTCGGCCTCGGCCCGCAACCTTCCGCGGAGCAACGGCGCGAGGCAAACAGCATCGGCGGGCTCGAATGGACGGCTCAGCCGCTCGACTGGATGGTCAAAGACGAGAGCGAGCTCGACCGCGTGCCGCACCTCCTGTCCGAACTCGCGCTCAGGCATTCCGTCGATCTCCTCCATTTCAACCTGCCGTCCCAGGCGGCGCGAATGACGGCGGAACTACCGCTCGTCACCATGTCGCATTCCTGCGTCGCCTCCTGGTTCGCTGCGGTGCGCGGGTCCGGTTTGCCGGAAGCCTGGGCCTGGCAGAAGCGATTGAACCGGTTGGGATTCGACCGCGCCGACCTGGTGCTCGCGCCGAGCCGAAGCCATGCCGCGACCCTGACGCGCACTTACGGTGCAATCCACGATCTCGCAGTCGTCTACAATACGAGCCGGAACGCATGCTCCGTCAGCGCCAAGGAAAACTTCGTCTTTGCCGCCGGTCGCTGGTGGGACGAAGGCAAGAACGGCGCCGTGCTCGACAGGGCCGCCGCCGACATAGGCTGGCCGGTCGTGATGGCCGGCGCCTGCGAAGGCCCTAACGGGCAGCACCTGGCGATCATGCATGCCGATCACGAAGGCGAACTCAGCCACGACCGGACGATGACGCTGATGTCGAAGGCCGGGATCGTCGTCTCTCCATCGGTCTATGAACCCTTCGGGCTGGTGGCGCTGGAAGCCGCGCGTGCAGGCGCTGCACTGGTCCTCGCCGACATCGAGACCTATCGCGAGCTCTGGGAGGGCGCCGCCCTTTTCGCCGACCCCGGTGATCCCGCCGCCTTTGCCGAAGCCGTCAACCGGCTGACGCAGGATGAAAGGCTCAGGGCCGACCTTGGCCGGCGGGCGCAGCTGCGCTCAGCCGATTTCACGGTCGAGGCTCAACGCGACGCGGTGCTCGCCGCCTACCGGCGGGTGATGAGCGGGTCCGATCGATTGACGGCAGCGGAGTGA
- a CDS encoding Gfo/Idh/MocA family oxidoreductase — MSDAMQLSTSPKAVIRPRVGFLGVGRIGFHRMKAVVETGSVETVAIFDPSPEMAAAARELTPEASVVNSLEALLDQELDGIVIASPSALHAAQSIVALEQGVAVFCQKPLGRTRDETAAVVETARHVDRLLSVDLSYRYTDGMRQIRDLIASGELGTVFAVDLTFHNAYGPSKPWFYDKALSGGGCVIDLGVHLVDLLLWVLGFPDVARVESRLFAKGLPIRRDGDEVEDYAVATVELANGALARMACSWHLQAGCDAVISADFYGTEGGASLRNVNGSYLDFTAERYLGTQREVLAVPPDAWGGRAAAGWAERLAAGARFDPDNEYLVTVADVLDRIYGR, encoded by the coding sequence ATGAGTGACGCAATGCAGCTTTCAACGAGCCCGAAGGCCGTCATCCGCCCCCGCGTCGGCTTTCTCGGCGTCGGAAGAATCGGCTTCCACCGGATGAAGGCGGTGGTCGAAACCGGATCCGTCGAAACCGTCGCGATCTTTGATCCTTCGCCGGAAATGGCGGCGGCGGCCCGCGAGCTGACCCCCGAGGCCTCCGTCGTGAACTCGCTCGAGGCACTGCTCGACCAGGAGCTCGACGGCATCGTGATCGCCTCGCCGAGCGCGCTCCACGCCGCCCAATCGATCGTGGCACTGGAGCAGGGCGTGGCGGTTTTCTGCCAGAAGCCGCTCGGCCGCACGCGCGACGAGACCGCGGCGGTGGTCGAAACCGCCCGGCATGTCGACAGGCTTTTGAGCGTCGATCTCTCCTATCGCTACACCGACGGCATGCGGCAGATTCGCGACCTGATCGCGTCGGGGGAACTCGGCACCGTGTTCGCCGTGGACCTCACCTTCCACAATGCCTACGGGCCGAGCAAGCCGTGGTTCTACGACAAGGCGCTTTCCGGCGGCGGCTGCGTCATAGATCTCGGCGTGCACCTGGTCGACCTCCTTCTCTGGGTCCTCGGGTTCCCGGACGTCGCCCGCGTGGAAAGCAGGCTCTTCGCCAAAGGTCTGCCCATCCGCCGCGACGGCGACGAGGTCGAGGATTACGCCGTCGCTACGGTCGAACTGGCGAACGGCGCTCTCGCCAGGATGGCATGCTCATGGCATTTGCAGGCCGGATGCGATGCGGTGATCAGCGCCGACTTCTATGGCACCGAAGGCGGCGCCAGCCTGAGAAACGTCAACGGGTCTTATCTGGACTTCACGGCCGAACGGTATCTCGGCACGCAGCGCGAGGTGCTTGCGGTTCCCCCCGACGCCTGGGGCGGACGCGCTGCGGCCGGCTGGGCCGAGAGGCTGGCCGCAGGCGCGCGCTTCGATCCCGACAACGAATATCTGGTCACAGTGGCGGATGTGCTGGACAGGATTTATGGGCGGTAG
- a CDS encoding MDR/zinc-dependent alcohol dehydrogenase-like family protein has product MNISISQRTDTMSAAIVTGPGAVRIETLPLPQPGRGQVRIRLEGCGVCASNLVPWAGPEWMQFPTEPGALGHEGWGIVDAVGEGVQGFAPGDRVAALSYHAYATHDIADQSAIAPLPASLADQPFPGEPLGCAFNIFRRSAISPGETVAIVGIGFLGILLTELASAAGARVIAISRRPSSLAAAKQAGSSEVIPMDDHWRIIEEVKQLTDGRFCDCVIEAVGKQWPLDLAGELTKERGRLVVAGYHQDGPRQVNMQLWNWRGLDVINAHERDPAVYMRGMNEAIEATAAGGFSPSRLYTHRFPLEELGAALDMTRDRPEGFIKALVICHE; this is encoded by the coding sequence ATGAACATCAGCATATCTCAGCGGACGGACACGATGTCCGCCGCTATCGTCACCGGGCCGGGCGCGGTGCGCATAGAGACGTTGCCGTTGCCGCAACCGGGTCGCGGCCAGGTGCGGATAAGGCTCGAAGGCTGCGGCGTCTGCGCCTCAAATCTCGTTCCCTGGGCGGGTCCGGAATGGATGCAGTTTCCGACGGAACCCGGCGCGCTCGGACACGAGGGCTGGGGCATTGTCGACGCGGTCGGCGAGGGCGTGCAGGGTTTCGCGCCGGGCGATCGCGTGGCGGCACTTTCCTACCATGCCTATGCCACGCACGACATCGCCGATCAGAGCGCGATCGCGCCCTTGCCGGCGTCTCTTGCAGATCAGCCCTTTCCCGGCGAACCGCTCGGCTGTGCCTTCAACATCTTCCGGCGCAGCGCGATCAGTCCGGGAGAGACTGTGGCGATCGTCGGTATCGGTTTTCTCGGGATTCTGCTGACCGAGCTCGCAAGCGCTGCCGGCGCGCGGGTGATAGCGATATCGCGCAGGCCGTCTTCGCTCGCCGCGGCCAAGCAGGCCGGTTCGAGCGAAGTGATTCCCATGGACGATCACTGGCGGATCATCGAAGAGGTAAAGCAACTGACCGACGGGCGTTTCTGCGATTGCGTCATCGAGGCGGTCGGCAAGCAATGGCCGCTCGATCTTGCCGGCGAACTGACGAAGGAGCGCGGCAGGCTCGTCGTCGCGGGCTACCACCAGGACGGCCCCCGACAGGTGAACATGCAGCTCTGGAACTGGCGCGGCCTGGACGTGATCAATGCGCATGAACGCGATCCTGCCGTTTATATGCGCGGCATGAACGAGGCCATCGAAGCGACGGCAGCGGGTGGTTTTTCTCCCTCGCGGCTCTACACCCATCGGTTTCCGCTCGAAGAACTCGGCGCCGCGCTCGACATGACGCGCGACCGGCCGGAAGGTTTCATCAAAGCGCTGGTGATCTGCCATGAGTGA
- a CDS encoding inositol-3-phosphate synthase: protein MRSNSIRVGLVGVGNCASSLVQGLTFYRDAKEDEPVPGLMHTSLGGYHVGDIELSAAFDVAASKVGRDVAEAIYAAPNNTFRFAEVPATGVLVERGRTLDGIGRYLREEIEESDAPAADVAEVLRRTETDVLVSYLPVGSEVATRWYAEQALAAGCGFVNCIPVFIASDKSWQRKFAERGLPLIGDDIKSQVGATIVHRLLANLFRDRGVRIDRTYQLNFGGNTDFLNMLERERLESKKISKTQSVVSQMDIPLAAGDIHVGPSDHVPWLADRKFAYIRVEGTTFGNVPLNVELKLEVWDSPNSAGVVIDAVRCAKLAIDRGIAGPLIAPSSYFMKSPPQQFTDAEARRRLEEFIAGDTDALLGAAE, encoded by the coding sequence ATGCGATCGAACTCCATTCGGGTCGGGCTGGTCGGTGTCGGCAATTGCGCGTCCTCCCTCGTCCAAGGGCTGACATTCTATCGCGACGCGAAGGAGGACGAGCCGGTTCCGGGGCTGATGCATACCAGTCTCGGCGGATACCACGTCGGTGATATCGAGCTCTCAGCGGCTTTCGACGTCGCCGCTTCGAAGGTCGGGCGCGATGTCGCGGAGGCCATCTACGCCGCTCCCAACAACACGTTCCGCTTTGCGGAGGTTCCCGCCACCGGCGTGCTCGTCGAGCGCGGCAGGACGCTCGACGGCATCGGCCGCTATCTGCGCGAGGAGATCGAGGAATCCGATGCGCCCGCCGCCGACGTCGCGGAGGTCCTGCGCCGGACCGAGACGGACGTGCTCGTCTCCTATCTTCCGGTCGGTTCCGAAGTCGCCACGCGGTGGTATGCGGAGCAGGCGCTTGCCGCTGGCTGCGGTTTCGTCAACTGCATTCCCGTTTTCATCGCTTCGGACAAGTCGTGGCAGCGCAAATTCGCCGAGCGCGGCCTGCCGCTCATCGGCGACGACATAAAGAGCCAGGTCGGCGCGACCATCGTGCACCGGTTGCTTGCCAACCTCTTTCGCGACCGGGGGGTGCGCATAGATCGGACCTACCAGCTCAATTTCGGCGGCAATACCGACTTTCTCAACATGCTCGAGCGGGAACGGCTCGAATCGAAGAAGATTTCCAAGACCCAATCGGTCGTCAGCCAGATGGATATTCCGCTCGCGGCCGGCGACATCCACGTGGGCCCGAGCGATCACGTCCCTTGGCTTGCCGACCGCAAGTTCGCCTATATTCGCGTCGAGGGCACGACATTCGGCAACGTTCCCCTCAACGTGGAACTGAAGCTCGAAGTCTGGGACTCGCCGAATTCCGCAGGAGTCGTCATCGATGCGGTTCGCTGCGCCAAACTCGCAATCGACCGCGGCATCGCCGGTCCGCTGATTGCCCCTTCGAGCTACTTCATGAAGTCGCCGCCGCAGCAGTTCACCGATGCCGAAGCGCGCAGACGCCTCGAGGAATTCATCGCCGGCGATACCGACGCACTCCTGGGGGCGGCCGAGTGA
- a CDS encoding CgeB family protein — translation MRLAFYGSSLVSAYWNGAATYYRGLLRALAERGYQITFYEPDVYDRQKHRDIDPPSWCRVVVYDGTVEALKRVAREAAKADIVVKASGVGFEDELLLAEVMAAAGPAALKTFWDVDAPATLAELRAAPDHPLRHALSSLDLVLTYGGGDPVVEAYRALGARDCVPIYNAVDPETHHPVPPDPHFAADLAFLGNRLPDREERVEAFFLEPAQKLWQRRFLLGGSGWQDKSLSPNVAYIGHVPTADHNAFNTTPNAVLNISRASMAENGFSPATRVFEAAGAGACLITDYWEGIELFLKPGEEVLVARDGRDVAELMQQLTAAGAREIGERALRRVLAEHTYAHRAEEVDRVLRQARRMEAAE, via the coding sequence ATGAGGCTGGCATTTTACGGATCGAGTCTCGTTTCGGCCTACTGGAACGGCGCGGCCACCTACTATCGCGGCCTGCTCCGGGCACTTGCCGAACGGGGATATCAAATCACGTTCTACGAGCCCGATGTCTACGATCGGCAAAAGCACCGCGATATCGATCCGCCCTCCTGGTGCAGGGTCGTCGTCTATGACGGGACCGTCGAGGCGTTGAAGCGAGTGGCGCGGGAAGCAGCCAAAGCGGACATCGTCGTCAAGGCGAGCGGCGTCGGCTTCGAGGACGAACTGCTGCTCGCCGAGGTGATGGCCGCGGCAGGCCCGGCGGCGCTGAAAACCTTCTGGGATGTCGATGCACCCGCCACTCTGGCCGAGCTCAGGGCCGCGCCCGACCACCCACTTCGCCACGCGCTTTCCTCCCTGGATCTCGTGCTGACCTATGGCGGCGGCGATCCCGTGGTCGAAGCCTATCGCGCGCTTGGCGCCCGCGATTGCGTTCCGATCTACAATGCCGTCGATCCCGAGACGCACCATCCGGTGCCGCCGGATCCGCACTTTGCCGCCGATCTCGCCTTCCTCGGCAACCGCCTGCCGGACCGGGAGGAGCGCGTGGAGGCCTTCTTCCTCGAGCCGGCGCAAAAGCTCTGGCAACGGCGTTTCCTGCTCGGCGGATCCGGGTGGCAAGACAAGTCTCTGTCCCCGAATGTCGCCTATATCGGGCACGTCCCGACCGCCGACCACAATGCCTTCAACACGACGCCGAATGCCGTCCTGAATATTTCACGCGCCAGCATGGCCGAAAACGGCTTCTCGCCGGCAACCCGCGTCTTCGAGGCCGCGGGCGCCGGCGCCTGCCTGATCACCGACTACTGGGAGGGCATCGAGCTCTTCCTGAAACCCGGAGAAGAAGTGCTGGTCGCCAGAGACGGCCGCGACGTCGCCGAACTGATGCAGCAGCTGACGGCGGCCGGCGCCCGGGAGATCGGCGAGCGGGCGCTCCGCCGCGTTCTCGCCGAGCATACCTATGCGCACCGTGCCGAGGAGGTGGACCGCGTCCTGCGGCAGGCGCGCCGCATGGAGGCTGCCGAATGA
- a CDS encoding CgeB family protein: MRFLFYTHSLVSDWNHGNAHFLRGVMRELIRRGHEAVALEPGDSWSRRNLVADQGNGAVAAFRKTFPDLRVGIYGTDFEHEAAAREADMVIVHEWTDPALVAELGRIRLKGGRFTLAFHDTHHRAVSAERDIARLDLSGYDFVLAFGEALRERYLQAGWGRHVHTWHEAADTSLFHPMPDVEKRGELIWIGNWGDDERSSEIMSFLVEPAKKLKLRTTVRGVRYPETALRALRSAKIDYGGWLANAAVPRAFAEHRVTVHIPRRPYVEALPGIPTIRVFEALACGIPLISAPWTDAEGLFRPGRDFCLVKDGKEMTRLLRQLLAEPDFAAEMTASGLETIRARHTCSHRVDELLAIVASYRPRSGARQIISEEVEV; this comes from the coding sequence ATGCGATTTCTCTTCTACACCCACTCATTGGTGTCCGACTGGAACCACGGCAATGCGCATTTTCTGCGCGGCGTCATGCGCGAACTCATCCGGCGCGGCCACGAGGCAGTAGCGCTCGAGCCCGGCGATTCCTGGAGCCGGCGCAATCTCGTCGCAGATCAGGGTAACGGAGCGGTCGCTGCCTTCCGCAAGACCTTCCCCGATTTGAGGGTCGGGATCTACGGGACCGATTTCGAGCATGAAGCGGCGGCCCGCGAGGCCGATATGGTTATCGTGCATGAGTGGACCGATCCCGCTCTCGTGGCCGAGCTCGGCCGTATTCGCCTGAAGGGCGGCCGCTTCACGCTCGCTTTCCACGATACCCATCACCGCGCCGTCAGCGCCGAGCGGGACATCGCCCGGCTCGACCTTTCCGGATACGACTTCGTTCTGGCCTTCGGTGAGGCGCTGCGGGAGCGTTATCTGCAGGCGGGCTGGGGAAGGCATGTCCATACCTGGCACGAGGCTGCGGATACTTCGCTGTTCCACCCGATGCCGGACGTGGAAAAGCGAGGCGAACTCATCTGGATCGGCAATTGGGGCGACGACGAGCGCAGCAGCGAGATCATGTCTTTCCTGGTCGAACCGGCGAAAAAGCTGAAGCTCAGGACCACCGTCCGCGGCGTGCGATATCCCGAGACCGCGCTCAGGGCTTTACGGTCCGCGAAAATCGACTATGGCGGCTGGCTCGCCAATGCCGCTGTTCCGCGGGCTTTCGCCGAGCATCGGGTCACCGTGCACATTCCGCGCCGGCCTTATGTCGAGGCCCTTCCGGGAATACCGACGATCCGCGTCTTCGAGGCGCTTGCCTGCGGCATTCCGCTGATTTCGGCGCCTTGGACCGATGCCGAAGGGCTCTTCCGGCCGGGCAGGGATTTTTGCCTGGTCAAGGACGGCAAGGAAATGACGCGCCTTCTGCGCCAGTTGCTCGCCGAACCGGACTTCGCCGCGGAGATGACCGCCTCCGGGTTGGAGACGATCCGGGCGCGCCACACATGCAGCCATCGCGTCGACGAGCTTCTCGCCATCGTGGCCTCCTACAGGCCACGCTCCGGCGCGCGACAGATCATTTCGGAGGAGGTCGAGGTATGA
- a CDS encoding NAD-dependent epimerase/dehydratase family protein — MSGRTVGTDRHLAAPALSGKTAPILVVGGSGFLGSNLADSFLRDGEHVIVLDNLSRPGVERNLEWLVDGHGRAVEALIADIRDLGAIGPAFREAKAVFHFAAQTAVTTSLEQPTDDFETNARGTLNVLEAARLAGRRAPVIFASTNKVYGALGHMAMQDTRGRYMPADEATREHGVGEAQPLDFCTPYGCSKGVADQYVLDYARSFGLPTAVLRMSCVYGPRQFGTEDQGWVAHFLIRALAGEPVSIYGDGKQVRDILHVTDAVAAYRALLNSIDRLKGRAFNLGGGPANAVSIMDVLSEIELLTGRTLSKAKSDWRAGDQLYFVADTRAIADALGWKAAMPWREGLRDLYAWLHEDRGAVSRIRRQPRRVTA; from the coding sequence ATGAGCGGCCGGACGGTCGGTACGGACCGGCATCTGGCGGCGCCCGCTCTTTCCGGCAAGACGGCGCCGATCCTGGTCGTTGGCGGCAGCGGCTTTCTCGGCAGCAATCTGGCCGACAGCTTTCTGCGCGACGGCGAGCACGTGATCGTTCTCGACAATCTCAGCCGTCCCGGCGTCGAGCGAAACCTCGAATGGCTGGTGGACGGCCACGGCCGTGCCGTCGAGGCATTGATCGCAGATATCCGCGACCTCGGCGCGATCGGACCCGCCTTCAGAGAAGCCAAGGCAGTGTTTCACTTTGCGGCCCAGACGGCGGTTACCACCAGCCTCGAGCAGCCGACGGACGATTTCGAGACGAATGCCCGCGGCACGCTCAACGTGCTCGAAGCCGCACGCCTGGCCGGGCGCCGTGCGCCCGTCATCTTCGCCAGCACAAACAAGGTCTATGGCGCCCTCGGGCACATGGCGATGCAGGACACGCGGGGCCGTTACATGCCGGCCGACGAGGCGACACGCGAGCATGGCGTCGGTGAGGCCCAACCGCTGGATTTCTGTACGCCCTACGGCTGCTCGAAGGGTGTCGCCGACCAGTATGTGCTGGATTATGCCCGCTCCTTTGGCTTGCCGACGGCCGTGCTCAGGATGAGCTGCGTCTATGGGCCGAGGCAGTTCGGCACCGAGGACCAGGGCTGGGTCGCCCATTTCCTCATTCGCGCCCTCGCCGGCGAGCCTGTTTCGATCTATGGCGACGGCAAGCAGGTCCGCGACATTCTTCATGTCACCGATGCGGTCGCGGCCTATAGGGCGCTCCTGAATTCGATCGACCGCCTGAAGGGGCGCGCTTTCAATCTTGGAGGCGGACCCGCCAATGCCGTCAGCATTATGGACGTGCTGAGCGAAATCGAGCTTTTGACCGGCCGCACGCTCTCGAAGGCAAAAAGCGATTGGCGCGCAGGCGACCAATTGTACTTCGTCGCCGATACGCGCGCGATCGCCGATGCGCTTGGCTGGAAGGCCGCAATGCCCTGGCGCGAGGGCTTGCGCGACCTCTACGCCTGGCTTCACGAGGATCGGGGCGCGGTCAGCAGGATCCGGCGCCAACCGCGGAGGGTCACCGCATGA
- a CDS encoding NAD-dependent epimerase/dehydratase family protein has product MTKVLVTGGCGFIGRHVVEELLSRNYDLRVLDALNDQVHADAQVTLPPEVDMRRADICDADAVKSALKDVDHVIHLAAEVGVGQSMYEISRYVGVNDLGTAVLLEAMIGMPIRRIVVASSMSVYGEGLYETTAGDRRAHIRRSPAEIKAGAWNPSGPDGERLRPIATDENKPVDLASIYALTKYAQERQVLIFGEAYGTDAVALRLFNVYGAGQALSNPYTGVLANFASRLANGQSPMVFEDGRQKRDFVHVRDVARAFRLALEQPHAAGHVINIGSGNAYAIADIASLLAEAMGVPEIEPEIMNKARSGDIRNCFADIAKARDLLGFEPAHRLEDSLADFAQWVRRAGAIDRGAEMKRHLEARGLVL; this is encoded by the coding sequence ATGACAAAAGTACTTGTTACCGGCGGCTGCGGCTTCATAGGGCGGCATGTTGTCGAAGAGCTTCTTTCAAGGAACTACGACCTGCGCGTCCTCGATGCGTTGAACGATCAGGTCCATGCGGATGCGCAGGTCACGCTGCCACCGGAAGTAGACATGCGGCGCGCCGACATATGCGACGCAGACGCGGTGAAAAGCGCGCTGAAGGACGTCGATCACGTCATTCATCTCGCCGCGGAAGTCGGCGTCGGCCAATCGATGTACGAGATTTCCCGCTATGTCGGCGTCAACGACCTGGGCACCGCCGTTTTGCTCGAGGCGATGATCGGCATGCCGATCCGGCGGATCGTCGTCGCCTCTTCCATGAGCGTTTACGGCGAAGGCTTGTACGAGACGACGGCCGGCGATCGTCGTGCGCATATCCGGCGATCCCCCGCCGAGATCAAAGCCGGCGCCTGGAACCCGTCCGGTCCTGACGGCGAACGCCTGAGGCCGATCGCCACCGACGAGAACAAGCCGGTCGACCTCGCTTCCATCTACGCGCTCACCAAATATGCTCAGGAGCGTCAGGTCCTCATATTCGGGGAAGCCTATGGGACGGACGCGGTGGCGCTGCGGCTCTTCAACGTCTACGGCGCCGGCCAGGCGCTTTCCAACCCTTATACGGGCGTGCTTGCCAACTTCGCCTCCCGCCTTGCCAACGGGCAATCGCCGATGGTCTTCGAGGACGGCCGGCAGAAACGTGACTTCGTGCATGTCCGCGACGTGGCGCGTGCCTTCCGGCTGGCGCTCGAACAGCCGCACGCCGCCGGCCACGTCATCAATATAGGCAGCGGCAACGCCTACGCCATTGCGGACATCGCCTCGCTGCTTGCCGAAGCGATGGGTGTACCGGAGATCGAGCCGGAGATCATGAACAAGGCCCGCTCGGGCGATATCCGCAATTGCTTTGCCGATATCGCCAAGGCACGCGACCTTCTCGGCTTCGAACCGGCCCACCGGCTCGAGGATTCGCTTGCGGACTTCGCCCAGTGGGTCCGCAGGGCCGGCGCGATCGACCGCGGCGCCGAGATGAAACGCCATCTGGAAGCACGGGGGCTGGTCCTATGA
- a CDS encoding histidine phosphatase family protein, with translation MTTTFLLVRHAAHDRVGCFLAGRTGDVPLGTAGREQAQRLAARLAGEGIGSIYASPRKRTQETAAAIAAASEVAEVVTTEALDEVDFGDWSGKTFDVLDTDPLWRRWNAMRSLVRAPGGETMLDVQCRAVGLVAALAQRHGQEKVALVSHADVIKTLVCHVLGLSADAWPRFEITPASVSVLVMGDWGAKILTLNENAS, from the coding sequence GTGACGACCACTTTCCTTCTGGTACGGCATGCCGCCCATGACAGGGTCGGCTGCTTTCTTGCCGGGCGGACCGGCGACGTGCCGCTCGGCACCGCGGGCCGCGAGCAGGCTCAGCGGCTCGCGGCGCGTCTGGCCGGCGAAGGCATAGGCTCGATCTATGCGAGCCCGCGCAAACGCACGCAGGAAACGGCCGCGGCGATCGCCGCGGCGTCGGAAGTTGCGGAAGTCGTGACCACGGAAGCGCTGGACGAGGTGGATTTCGGCGACTGGTCGGGCAAGACTTTCGACGTCCTCGATACGGACCCCCTCTGGCGGCGATGGAACGCGATGCGAAGCCTCGTGCGTGCCCCCGGCGGGGAGACGATGCTGGACGTGCAATGCCGGGCGGTGGGACTTGTGGCGGCGCTTGCGCAGCGCCACGGCCAGGAGAAGGTCGCCCTGGTCAGCCACGCGGACGTCATCAAAACCCTGGTCTGTCATGTCCTAGGCCTTTCCGCCGACGCCTGGCCGCGCTTCGAAATCACGCCTGCCTCCGTCTCGGTGCTGGTGATGGGCGATTGGGGCGCGAAAATCCTGACATTGAATGAAAACGCGTCGTAG
- a CDS encoding beta-xylosidase: MIEAAMIWNEPNNKSHWDPEIDPDWSRFAHMAKLAAAAIREVNPGLTRVLGGISPIDPNFLALMKSEGVLDHVDAVAAHGFPLDWNLWQIHEWPQKLDELKSVTELPVWVSEVGVSTFGAEEVQLWGLKRTAELLKGRADRIQWYSLYDLPRAWPATTRHREAEGSSYYRHFYMGLLREDGTPKLAFEEFARHTPEIGLVQWFHFEDPRLDDAVAWMKRLGVTYLRTGLSWADRFRPNALDWFDRQMEALEDFDVTVTYCFTPEHRGLAPHHTSAPLVPEEFAEFCAEMTARYAPAPSSFEPLRQGVAMASASLPIQPRE; this comes from the coding sequence ATGATCGAAGCCGCCATGATCTGGAACGAGCCGAACAACAAGTCGCATTGGGATCCGGAGATCGATCCGGACTGGAGCCGCTTTGCCCATATGGCGAAGCTGGCGGCGGCTGCGATCCGGGAGGTCAATCCCGGGCTCACGCGCGTGCTCGGCGGAATTTCGCCGATCGATCCGAACTTCCTCGCTCTGATGAAATCGGAAGGAGTGCTCGACCATGTCGACGCCGTCGCGGCCCATGGTTTCCCGCTCGACTGGAACCTCTGGCAGATCCATGAATGGCCGCAGAAGCTCGATGAACTGAAGAGCGTCACCGAACTGCCGGTCTGGGTAAGCGAGGTCGGCGTCTCCACCTTCGGCGCCGAGGAAGTGCAGCTTTGGGGACTGAAGCGAACCGCCGAACTCCTGAAGGGCCGGGCGGATCGGATTCAATGGTACAGCCTTTACGACCTGCCGCGGGCCTGGCCGGCGACGACGCGGCATCGGGAGGCCGAGGGTTCGTCCTACTACCGGCATTTCTACATGGGTCTTCTGCGCGAGGACGGAACGCCGAAACTGGCGTTCGAGGAGTTTGCCCGCCACACGCCGGAGATCGGGCTCGTACAATGGTTCCATTTCGAGGACCCGCGCCTCGACGATGCCGTCGCCTGGATGAAGCGCCTAGGCGTGACATATCTGCGCACCGGGCTCTCCTGGGCCGACCGCTTCCGGCCGAATGCGCTCGACTGGTTCGATCGCCAGATGGAGGCGCTCGAGGATTTCGACGTCACCGTCACCTATTGCTTCACGCCCGAGCACCGGGGGCTTGCTCCGCACCACACGAGCGCGCCCCTCGTACCGGAGGAGTTTGCCGAATTCTGTGCCGAAATGACGGCGCGCTATGCGCCCGCCCCGTCGTCCTTCGAGCCCTTGCGCCAAGGCGTCGCGATGGCATCGGCGAGCTTGCCGATCCAGCCGCGTGAATAG